Part of the Nakamurella alba genome is shown below.
CTGAAGCCGGTGGCCCGCCCGGACGGCGTCCACACCGCCGGCAACGCCTCGCAGATCTCCGACGGCGCCGCCGCCGTGCTGGTCGCCGAGGCGTCGAAGGCCGCGGCGCTGGGTCTGCGCGCACGTGCCCGGATCGTGGACAGCTGCCTGGTGGGCAGCGATCCCGAGCTGATGCTGACCGGCCCGATCCCGGCCACCGAGCTGCTGCTGCGCCGCAACGGGCTGACGGTGGACGACATCGACGTCTTCGAGATCAACGAGGCGTTCGCCTCCGTGGTGCTGGCCTGGCAGCGCGAGCTCTCGGTCGATCCGGACAAGGTCAACCCCAACGGGGGTGCCATCGCACTGGGGCATCCGCTGGGCGCCACCGGAGCCTTCCTGATCTCCAAGGCACTGGGCGAGCTGGAGCGCTCGCAGGGCCGGCTGGCGCTGATCACCATGTGCTGCGGCGGCGGGCTGGGCACCGGCATGCTGCTGGAGCGGGTGTGACCGCCGGCCTGGTGCTGACCGGCCGGGACGAGCTGTTCGCCAGGGTCGGCACGGAACTCGGTACCAGCGACTGGATCTCGATCACCCAGCAGGACGTCAACACCTTCGCCGACCTCACCGGTGACCACCAGTGGATCCATGTCGACGTCGAGCGCGCGACCGCGAGCCGGTTCGGCGGCACCATCGTGCACGGCTACCTGACGCTGTCGATGGTGTCCCAGCTGCAGCTGTCGATGTTCGACATCCAAGGTTTCGGTTACGGTCTCAACTACGGGCTGGACCGGGTGCGCTTCCCGTCCCCGCTGCCCACGGGCAGCCGGGTGCGACTGACCGTCGAGCTCACTGAGGTGACCGACGTCCCGGGCGACGGCGTGCAGATCCTGCTCACCAACACCTTCCACCGGGAGGGCGGCGACAAGCCGGTGTGTGTCGCACAGTCCTTGATCCGGTACTACCCCTGAACCTGCCTCCTTGCTCCCTCGCACGACGGCCGGGCCGACCGGCGGAACGGACGCACCATGCCTGACACTCCGAAGCCCGACACCCCTTCCTACGCCGGGCCGCTGCGCAAGGTCGGTGTGATCGGCGCGGGCACCATGGCCAGCCAACTGGCCGTGCTGTTCGCGCAGAAGCTCGACATCCCGGTGGTGATGACCGATCTGGACCAGGCCCGGGTGGACGCGGGACTGGCGCACGCGGCGTCGGTGCTGGACCGCCAGGTGAGCCGCGGGAAGATCGACGCGGCTGCCAAGGACCGGGCGCTCTCCCGGCTCGAGGGCCGGCCGCAGGGCGAGGGTTTCGAGGATGCGGACTGGGTCATCGAGGCGGTGTACGAGGACCTCGGCGTCAAGCAGGCGGTGATGGCCGAGTACGAGGCGAAGGTGGGGCCGCAGGCGATCCTGGCGACCAACACCTCCTCGCTGTCGGTGGCGGGGATCGGCGCGCGGCTGCAGCGGCCGGAACGGCTGGTGGGCTTCCACTTCTTCAACCCGGTGGCCGTGATGCGACTGATCGAGGTGATCCGCACGCCCGGCGTCGACGAGGACGTCGTGCAGGTGGCCGTCGGAACCGCGAGTGCGCTGGGCAAGACGCCGGTGGTGGTCACCGACACCGCGGGATTCCTGGTCAACCGGCTGCTCACCCGGGCCGGCGCCGCCGCCTGGCAGCTGGCCGAGGCGGGGACGCCGGTGGAGACCGTGGAGAAGGGCCTGGCCCCGCTGGAGCTGCCGATGACCCCGTTCGAACTGCTCGAGATGGTAGGCCCCGCCGTGGGTGTCCATGTGATGACCGAGCACGAGTCGGCGTTCGGCGAGCGGTACGCCGTCGGTGAGCGGTCCGCTGCGGTCGGGCAGCTGACCACCTTCTTCGAGCGCGACGCCGACCGGAAGCGCACCGGGTCCACTCCGGAGTTCGCCGCGCTCTTCCCGTCCGAGGCCGCCGGATCCGGCGCGCTCTCCGCCGACGAGGCCGGCCGGGTCGTCGCCGACGCCATCGCCGACGAGGTCACCCGCATGCTCGACGAGGGTGTCGCCGAGGGCCGCGCCGAGATCGACACCGCCATGCACCTCGCGGCCGAGTACCCGGAGCGCGGGATCACCGTCGTCCTCACCGAACTCGGCGCCCTCAAGCCCTGACCCGCCCGTCGGCGCAACCCCCGTTGCGTCCGTGGTCGTCATAGCGACCAGAGCACGGGCGTCCGGGGTGAGTGGCGGGCTCGCCGGCGGCTACCGGACGACCGGGCCGCGGGTGTCACATTCGTTGGCCCTCATTCCGTGTGACACCCGGTTGGAAGGCCGACGAACGACGGCCGGCCGGATCCGCGGGTCGTGGTCCCTCCAGCGACACACGATGTGGTTGGAGGGACCGTGGATGACGAGCACACACGAACCGCGGTCCTTGCCCTTCCCGGCCGAAACCACTACGTCCTGCAACCAGTGAGATCGACCATGGGTCCGGGCTCACGGGTTGCAGGACGTTGTGGAGCGAAAAGTCAGCGACGGCCGATGATCTCGCGTCCGATGATCATCTTCATGATCTCGTTGGTGCCGCCGAAGATCTTCTGGATGCGGGCGTCGCGGAAGGCGCGGGCGACGGGGTACTCGAGCATGTAGCCGTAGCCGCCGTGCAGCTGGAGGCAGCGGTCGATGATGCGGTTCTGCACCTCGGCGGCCCACCACTTCGCCTTGGCCGCCTCGGTGGCGGTGAGCTCGCCGTCGGACTGGGCGAGCATCGCCTTGTCCACGTAGGCCCGGGTGACGTCGAGCTCGGTGGCCATCTCGGCGAGCTGGAACCGGGTGTTCTGGAAGTCGGCGATCGGCTGGCCGAAGGCGACCCGCTGCTGGGTGTAGTCGATCGTGTCCTTCAGCACCGCATCGCTCACCGCGATGGCATGCGCCGCGATCGAGAGTCGTTCCAGCGGCAGGTGGTGGGCCAGCTGGCCGAGGCCGCCACCCAGTTCGCCGAGCACCGCAGAGTCGGGGACGAAGACCTCCTCGTAGAACAGCTCTGCCGTGTCCTGGGCGAGCAGCCCGACCTTGTCCAGCTTGCGGCCGCGGCTGAACCCGGGGGAGTCGGCCGGCACGATCAGCAGGCTGAACGCCCTGGACGTGGCCTCGGGATCGGTGCGCACCACGGTGATCACGAAGTCGCACTGGTACCCGCTGGTGATGAAGGTCTTGGCGCCGTTGACGATCCAGCCGCCGTCCACCTTGCGCCCGGAGGTGCGGATGCCGCGCAGGTCGCTGCCGGTCCCCGGTTCGGTCATCGCGATGGCGCCGATCAGCTCACCGGAGGCCATGCCGCGGACGTAGCGGTCCTTCTGCTCCTCGGTGCCGAGCGCAGCCACGTACGGGATGATGATGTCGTCCTGCAGCGAGAAGCTGGAGGCCAGCGAGGTGGCGTGCACCTTCGCCAGCTCCTCGAGAACGACGGAACGGTACCGGTAGTCGGACTGTCCGGCGCCGCCGAACTCCTCCGGCGCGGACAGCCCGATGATGCCCTGTGCGCCGGCCGCCAGCCAGGTGGCCCGGTCGATCAGCCGCTGCTCGTCCCACTTCTCCAGCTTGTCGACAACCTCTCGGCGGACGAACTCCGCGACCACCTCGCGGAACGCCTCGTGATCCGCGGTGTACAGGCCGCGCTTCACTTCGCGGCCATCCGGATCGCGCCGTCCAGCCGGATCGTCTCGCCGTTGAGCATCGGGTTGCCCACCATGAACTCGACCAGCGAGGCGTACTCGTCCGGGTCGCCCAGCCGGGACGGGTGCGGCACCTGGGCGCCGAGCGAGGCCTGCGCCTCCTCCGGCAGGCTCGCCAGCAGCGGCGTCTTGAACAGTCCGGGGGCGATGGTGTTCACCCGGATCTTCAGCGCGGCCAGTTCGCGGGCGATCGGGATGGTCATACCGACGATGCCGGCCTTGGACGCGGAGTACGCGGCCTGGCCGATCTGCCCCTCGAAGGCGGCGACAGAGGCGGTGTTCACGATGAGCCCGCGCTCCTCGCCGTGCGGCTCCACCTGCGCCATCCGCTCGGTGGCCAGTCGGATCACGTTGAACGTGCCGATCAGGTTGATCCCGACGGTGGTGCTGAACAGGTCCAGCGGGAACGGCCCGCCGCGGCCCAGCACCTTCGACGGCTTGCCGACACCGGCGCAGTTGACCACGATGCGCAGCGGCGCACCGGTGGCGCCCGCGACGTCCAGCGCGGCGCCGACCTGGTCGGCGTCGCGGACGTCGGCGGGAGCGAAACTCGCTCGCTCACCGAGCTCCTCGACCCGCTCGGCGCCGGGCGAGGACGGCAGGTCGAGGATGACCACCTCGGCGCCGGCGGCGTGCAGGCGGCGGATGGTGGCCAGGCCGAGGCCGGACGCACCTCCGGTCACCAGTGCGGTGGTGCCCTTGATCTCCATACGATTTCCCTTTCGCTGCAGCGGGTTCAGAGTCGTTCGACGATGGTGGCGTTCGCGAGACCGCCGCCCTCGCACATGGTCTGCAGGCCGTACCGGCCGCCGGTGGCCTCCAGGAACCCGAGCATGGTCGCCATGATCCGCACCCCGGACGCGCCCATCGGGTGGCCGAGGGCGATCGCGCCGCCGCGCGGGTTGAGCCGGTCCGGATCGGCGGCGAACTCGCGCTGCCAGAGCATCGGCACCGGAGCGAAGGCCTCGTTGACCTCGTAGGCGTCGATCTCGCCGATGGTCAGCCCGGACCGGGCGAGCACCGCGCGGGTGGCCGGCAGCACGCCGGTGAGCATGAGCAGCGGGTCGTCGCCGACGACGGACAGCGCGTGGAACCGGGCCCGCGGCCGCAGTCCGAGCCGCTGAGCGGTGTCCGCGGCCATGATCAGCGCGGCGGAGGCGCCGTCGGTGAGCGGGGAGGAATTGCCTGCGGTGATGGAGAAGTCGACCTCCGGGAAC
Proteins encoded:
- a CDS encoding MaoC family dehydratase, whose protein sequence is MTAGLVLTGRDELFARVGTELGTSDWISITQQDVNTFADLTGDHQWIHVDVERATASRFGGTIVHGYLTLSMVSQLQLSMFDIQGFGYGLNYGLDRVRFPSPLPTGSRVRLTVELTEVTDVPGDGVQILLTNTFHREGGDKPVCVAQSLIRYYP
- a CDS encoding 3-hydroxyacyl-CoA dehydrogenase family protein, which gives rise to MPDTPKPDTPSYAGPLRKVGVIGAGTMASQLAVLFAQKLDIPVVMTDLDQARVDAGLAHAASVLDRQVSRGKIDAAAKDRALSRLEGRPQGEGFEDADWVIEAVYEDLGVKQAVMAEYEAKVGPQAILATNTSSLSVAGIGARLQRPERLVGFHFFNPVAVMRLIEVIRTPGVDEDVVQVAVGTASALGKTPVVVTDTAGFLVNRLLTRAGAAAWQLAEAGTPVETVEKGLAPLELPMTPFELLEMVGPAVGVHVMTEHESAFGERYAVGERSAAVGQLTTFFERDADRKRTGSTPEFAALFPSEAAGSGALSADEAGRVVADAIADEVTRMLDEGVAEGRAEIDTAMHLAAEYPERGITVVLTELGALKP
- a CDS encoding acyl-CoA dehydrogenase family protein; this encodes MKRGLYTADHEAFREVVAEFVRREVVDKLEKWDEQRLIDRATWLAAGAQGIIGLSAPEEFGGAGQSDYRYRSVVLEELAKVHATSLASSFSLQDDIIIPYVAALGTEEQKDRYVRGMASGELIGAIAMTEPGTGSDLRGIRTSGRKVDGGWIVNGAKTFITSGYQCDFVITVVRTDPEATSRAFSLLIVPADSPGFSRGRKLDKVGLLAQDTAELFYEEVFVPDSAVLGELGGGLGQLAHHLPLERLSIAAHAIAVSDAVLKDTIDYTQQRVAFGQPIADFQNTRFQLAEMATELDVTRAYVDKAMLAQSDGELTATEAAKAKWWAAEVQNRIIDRCLQLHGGYGYMLEYPVARAFRDARIQKIFGGTNEIMKMIIGREIIGRR
- a CDS encoding 3-hydroxyacyl-CoA dehydrogenase; protein product: MEIKGTTALVTGGASGLGLATIRRLHAAGAEVVILDLPSSPGAERVEELGERASFAPADVRDADQVGAALDVAGATGAPLRIVVNCAGVGKPSKVLGRGGPFPLDLFSTTVGINLIGTFNVIRLATERMAQVEPHGEERGLIVNTASVAAFEGQIGQAAYSASKAGIVGMTIPIARELAALKIRVNTIAPGLFKTPLLASLPEEAQASLGAQVPHPSRLGDPDEYASLVEFMVGNPMLNGETIRLDGAIRMAAK